The following are encoded in a window of bacterium BMS3Abin11 genomic DNA:
- a CDS encoding alpha/beta hydrolase family protein, with protein sequence MSEFVTPVILPGEKEIRLIQPDGENIRGYFYDTGNGPVGIYLHGFRSHCNGEKALQFAQHAISMDRSWLRFDLRGHGRSDGDLKDQIISSGVSDLLRVIDWVIDRPLILHGSSMGGWISLLATMRRKPRISGMMLIAPAFNFVQHSLSTLPVQILQQWKAETYMSFPDAYGGEPYTLRYDIMQDAEQYDVMNTDISIDIPLHIVHGENDPIIPITYTDKFIRHAHLPGLIFERIPKGDHRLTDHIPLIISHIDCIWQEIYK encoded by the coding sequence ATGTCTGAATTTGTCACACCAGTCATTTTGCCTGGCGAAAAAGAAATCCGCTTAATCCAACCAGATGGTGAAAATATTCGAGGTTATTTTTACGATACCGGTAATGGCCCGGTAGGCATCTATCTGCATGGCTTCCGCTCCCATTGCAATGGAGAAAAAGCGCTGCAGTTTGCTCAACACGCCATTTCCATGGACCGCTCATGGCTGCGTTTTGATTTACGTGGACACGGCAGATCAGATGGTGACCTGAAAGATCAGATAATCTCATCCGGGGTTTCTGACCTGTTGCGAGTAATTGACTGGGTAATTGACCGGCCACTGATTTTGCATGGCTCAAGCATGGGTGGCTGGATCAGCCTGCTGGCTACCATGCGTCGCAAACCACGTATTTCAGGCATGATGCTGATCGCTCCTGCCTTCAATTTTGTGCAACACAGCCTGTCTACACTGCCCGTTCAGATACTACAGCAATGGAAAGCTGAAACCTACATGAGCTTCCCTGATGCCTATGGCGGGGAACCCTACACACTGAGGTATGACATCATGCAGGACGCAGAACAATATGATGTGATGAATACAGATATATCCATTGATATACCTCTACATATTGTACACGGTGAGAATGACCCCATAATACCTATTACGTACACAGATAAATTCATCCGTCACGCACATTTACCAGGACTCATATTCGAAAGGATACCGAAGGGGGACCATCGCCTGACTGATCACATCCCACTAATAATTAGCCATATCGACTGTATATGGCAGGAGATTTACAAATGA
- a CDS encoding phage T7 F exclusion suppressor FxsA, whose translation MRGLPLGLLLFILAPIAEIWLMIDIGSVIGAGWTVLAIIATAIIGGTLVRYQGIGIYARMNQSVSRGELPAMEMVEGLALFISGILLLTPGFITDTMGFLILIPPLRRWFALNMLKRFFIIPNAENPTSGDDLSAGPKTIEGEFRRIDK comes from the coding sequence ATGAGAGGCCTCCCGCTGGGACTTTTACTGTTCATCCTTGCACCCATTGCTGAAATCTGGCTAATGATTGATATTGGCTCTGTTATCGGCGCCGGCTGGACCGTGCTGGCAATAATTGCCACCGCTATCATTGGTGGCACGCTGGTTCGCTATCAGGGTATCGGTATCTACGCCCGTATGAATCAATCAGTCTCCCGGGGAGAATTGCCCGCCATGGAAATGGTAGAAGGCCTGGCCCTGTTTATCAGCGGCATACTGCTGCTGACCCCGGGCTTCATAACCGATACCATGGGTTTCCTGATACTCATCCCGCCCCTGCGCCGCTGGTTTGCACTCAACATGCTGAAACGCTTCTTCATTATCCCGAATGCAGAAAATCCAACCTCTGGCGACGATCTGAGTGCTGGCCCAAAAACGATTGAAGGCGAATTCCGGCGAATTGACAAGTAA
- the accC gene encoding biotin carboxylase, translating into MINKIVIANRGEIALRIQRACREMGIQNVAVYSEADRDALYVKLADESVCIGPAQASQSYLHIPAILSAAEVTDADAIHPGYGFLSENADFAELVEACGFIFIGPTAANIRTMGDKVSAIQSMHNANVPCVPGSDGVLGTDDETNLAIASKIGYPIIIKASGGGGGRGMRVVHSESALLNAIVLTRTEAGATFNNPDVYMEKYLEHPRHVEFQVLSDKHGNAVHLGERDCSMQRRHQKVVEEAPAPGITEEQRNTIGERCAEACRQIGYRGAGTFEFLYEKGEFFFIEMNTRIQVEHPVTEMITGIDIVKAQILIAAGDPLPFTQDDIEIRGHAIECRLNAEDPETFMPSPGRITQFHAPGGPGIRVDSHVYNNYFVPTYYDSMIGKLIAHGADREEALARMSSALSEVIIDGIKTNIPLHRRIVSDYGFKSAKFDIHYLEKNITNTA; encoded by the coding sequence ATGATAAACAAAATTGTCATTGCCAACCGTGGGGAAATTGCCCTGCGTATCCAGCGAGCCTGCCGTGAGATGGGTATCCAGAATGTAGCCGTTTATTCGGAGGCTGACCGGGATGCCCTGTATGTCAAGCTTGCAGATGAATCTGTCTGTATTGGGCCTGCACAAGCCAGCCAAAGTTACCTGCATATCCCCGCTATTTTGAGTGCGGCAGAGGTCACGGATGCCGATGCGATACACCCGGGCTACGGATTTTTATCAGAAAATGCGGATTTTGCGGAGCTTGTGGAGGCCTGTGGTTTTATCTTCATCGGCCCCACAGCTGCGAATATACGCACTATGGGCGACAAGGTTTCAGCTATTCAGTCTATGCATAACGCAAACGTCCCCTGTGTCCCGGGTTCAGATGGCGTGCTGGGTACTGATGATGAGACCAACCTCGCTATTGCATCTAAAATTGGCTATCCCATAATCATCAAGGCTTCGGGCGGTGGTGGTGGGCGTGGTATGCGTGTAGTGCATAGCGAGTCTGCTTTGTTGAACGCCATTGTGCTGACGCGCACAGAGGCTGGTGCCACCTTCAATAATCCTGACGTCTATATGGAAAAATACCTGGAGCACCCGCGTCACGTTGAATTCCAGGTATTGTCTGATAAACATGGCAATGCAGTACATCTTGGTGAACGTGATTGCTCTATGCAGCGTCGGCACCAGAAGGTGGTAGAGGAAGCGCCTGCGCCAGGTATTACAGAAGAGCAACGTAATACTATTGGTGAGCGTTGTGCCGAAGCATGTCGCCAGATTGGTTATCGCGGTGCAGGTACTTTTGAATTTCTCTACGAGAAGGGAGAATTCTTTTTCATAGAAATGAATACGCGTATCCAGGTCGAACATCCGGTAACAGAAATGATTACGGGGATAGATATCGTCAAGGCACAGATACTGATAGCAGCAGGTGACCCACTACCCTTTACACAGGACGATATCGAGATAAGGGGGCATGCGATAGAGTGCCGCCTCAATGCAGAAGATCCTGAGACATTCATGCCCTCACCGGGAAGAATCACTCAGTTTCACGCGCCCGGTGGGCCGGGTATACGAGTTGATTCACATGTATACAACAATTATTTTGTTCCCACATATTATGACTCCATGATTGGTAAGCTTATCGCCCATGGAGCAGACCGGGAAGAGGCGCTGGCGAGAATGTCCAGTGCCTTGAGCGAGGTCATTATCGATGGCATAAAAACCAATATTCCTTTGCACCGTCGTATCGTCTCGGATTATGGCTTCAAAAGTGCCAAGTTTGATATCCACTACCTTGAGAAAAATATTACCAATACGGCGTAG
- the aroQ gene encoding 3-dehydroquinate dehydratase — protein MLGEREPEHYGSATLASINSDCQMLADKNGVELEFMQSNAEHELVDRIQHAVECDFIIINPAAFTHTSVAIRDALAAVAVPFIEIHLSNVHAREPFRQKSLLSDLAKGVISGLGPAGYTLALRAAIDITLTSKG, from the coding sequence ATGCTGGGAGAACGTGAGCCTGAGCATTATGGTTCGGCGACACTGGCCAGTATTAATTCTGATTGTCAGATGCTTGCCGATAAAAATGGTGTTGAACTGGAGTTTATGCAAAGCAATGCCGAACATGAGCTGGTTGACAGGATTCAACATGCGGTCGAGTGTGATTTTATTATTATTAATCCAGCAGCATTCACCCATACCAGCGTTGCGATACGTGATGCACTGGCAGCAGTTGCCGTTCCCTTTATTGAAATTCATCTTTCCAATGTGCATGCGCGTGAACCCTTTCGCCAAAAATCCCTGTTGTCGGATCTGGCGAAGGGCGTGATCTCCGGGCTGGGTCCGGCTGGATACACCCTGGCCTTGCGCGCTGCAATCGATATAACTCTGACATCCAAAGGTTAA
- the dsbD gene encoding thiol:disulfide interchange protein DsbD precursor yields MKRAIFITRTLLAVLMVLTSVQAWSQDDLLEPDKAFVLDEPIVSADKITLNWKIAPGYYLYQNKFSFELKDSSNRLDKPLMPAAILKQDEFFGDVEIYKKSVAIELPVIRSDQSTESVALKVVYQGCNDPLGVCYPPISKELKITLPALPATSALPPVSLPVKKPLSTPATRSGLASLLEQSAGENEYLPPDEAFQLSVISTAANKVFVSLLIAENYYLYRDKFVFKSATPGINIQPYQLPAGDIKEDEFVGRTEVYHYNFTIDLTLSGKSTDGKFKLIAKYQGCADKGICYPPITKTVDVSLGDGISDTERSVIPVASAPEKTNLSRSMSDIPRMDSMPEVSDEQSVMAILAGGSIISTIIAFFLFGLALSMTPCVFPMIPILSGIIVGQGAGITRKKAFMLSVAYVLGMTIMYTFAGMLAGLTGELLSSAFQNTWVLAASALVFVLLSFSMFGFYDIQLPAGLQTKLTEKSSKIPGGAYSGVFVMGALSALIIGPCVAAPLSGALLYIGQSGDFVLGGVALFVMSLGMGVPLLLIGASAGSLLPKAGTWMNAVKAVFGVLMLGVAIWLLERILPVAVTMALWAALLIVSAIYMRAFDSLSDTASGWQKFWKGTGIILMLYGFALFIGSLTGAADIFNPLEKISGTNQYVSTPSGDADSGVGLKFEDVKGLPALEAAVSRAVNEGKPVFVDFFAEWCVECVRMENTTFKSPTVINALSGYSLLRLDLTANDEADKAVLKKFNLFGPPALLFFGLDGQEIQSLRVIGYQNGVEFTETIKKATKAASVK; encoded by the coding sequence ATGAAGAGAGCTATTTTTATAACTCGTACGCTACTGGCTGTATTGATGGTGCTGACGAGTGTTCAGGCGTGGTCACAGGATGATTTACTCGAGCCGGACAAGGCCTTTGTGCTTGATGAGCCGATCGTAAGTGCCGATAAGATTACACTAAACTGGAAGATTGCTCCGGGTTATTACCTTTATCAGAATAAATTCTCATTTGAGTTAAAAGATTCTTCCAACCGCCTCGATAAGCCTTTGATGCCTGCTGCCATCCTTAAACAGGATGAGTTTTTTGGCGATGTGGAAATATACAAAAAGTCCGTCGCTATTGAATTGCCGGTTATTCGCAGTGATCAAAGTACAGAAAGTGTTGCCCTTAAGGTGGTGTACCAGGGCTGTAATGATCCATTAGGCGTTTGTTATCCTCCCATAAGCAAAGAACTAAAAATTACTTTGCCCGCATTGCCCGCAACAAGCGCCCTGCCCCCTGTTTCTCTACCCGTTAAAAAACCTTTATCAACTCCTGCTACACGGTCCGGACTGGCGTCGTTACTCGAGCAAAGTGCTGGAGAAAATGAGTATTTACCGCCGGATGAGGCATTCCAGCTTAGTGTCATTTCTACTGCCGCGAATAAAGTATTTGTATCACTGCTTATTGCTGAAAATTACTATCTTTACAGGGATAAGTTTGTCTTCAAAAGCGCCACCCCTGGGATCAATATACAACCCTATCAATTGCCTGCTGGTGATATCAAAGAAGATGAGTTTGTTGGTCGTACAGAGGTTTATCATTATAACTTTACTATTGATCTAACTCTGTCAGGAAAAAGCACTGATGGAAAATTTAAGCTGATCGCCAAATATCAGGGTTGTGCGGATAAAGGTATTTGCTATCCACCGATAACTAAAACGGTTGATGTAAGCCTGGGTGATGGCATTAGCGATACAGAGCGCTCTGTTATACCGGTGGCCTCAGCGCCAGAAAAAACTAATTTATCCAGAAGTATGTCTGACATACCTCGTATGGACTCGATGCCAGAAGTGTCAGATGAACAAAGCGTGATGGCAATATTGGCCGGTGGCAGTATCATCTCCACGATCATTGCCTTCTTTTTGTTTGGTCTTGCGTTATCAATGACGCCCTGTGTGTTTCCCATGATCCCTATTCTGTCCGGGATCATTGTTGGCCAGGGCGCGGGCATCACACGCAAAAAGGCCTTCATGCTTTCGGTGGCATATGTTCTTGGTATGACTATCATGTACACGTTTGCCGGGATGCTTGCGGGGCTGACCGGGGAGTTATTGTCGTCGGCGTTCCAGAATACCTGGGTACTCGCCGCCTCAGCACTGGTATTTGTATTGCTGTCATTTTCCATGTTCGGTTTTTATGATATTCAATTGCCTGCTGGGCTACAGACTAAACTGACTGAAAAATCCAGTAAGATACCCGGTGGAGCCTATAGCGGTGTCTTCGTCATGGGTGCGCTATCGGCGTTGATCATCGGCCCCTGTGTGGCAGCCCCTCTCTCCGGCGCATTGCTGTATATAGGTCAGAGTGGAGACTTTGTGCTGGGAGGTGTTGCACTATTTGTGATGTCGTTGGGTATGGGTGTGCCGCTATTATTAATCGGCGCATCCGCAGGCAGCTTGCTGCCGAAGGCCGGCACCTGGATGAATGCCGTGAAGGCCGTGTTTGGTGTGCTGATGCTGGGGGTCGCAATATGGCTGCTTGAACGCATACTGCCGGTCGCTGTCACCATGGCATTGTGGGCTGCACTATTAATAGTTTCAGCGATCTACATGCGTGCCTTTGATTCTTTGTCTGATACTGCCTCCGGCTGGCAAAAATTCTGGAAAGGAACAGGCATCATCCTTATGCTCTATGGGTTCGCACTATTTATCGGTTCGTTAACTGGTGCTGCAGATATCTTTAATCCGCTGGAAAAAATTTCTGGTACTAATCAGTATGTCAGTACGCCGAGTGGTGATGCAGACTCAGGGGTAGGATTGAAGTTTGAAGATGTCAAGGGCCTGCCGGCTCTTGAAGCAGCGGTTAGCAGGGCGGTGAACGAAGGCAAGCCGGTCTTTGTTGATTTCTTTGCAGAGTGGTGTGTGGAATGCGTGCGCATGGAAAACACCACATTCAAATCACCTACAGTCATCAATGCGCTTTCGGGATATAGCCTCTTGCGGCTTGATCTGACAGCAAATGATGAGGCAGACAAGGCGGTATTAAAGAAATTCAATCTGTTTGGCCCACCCGCTTTGTTATTCTTCGGACTGGATGGACAGGAAATACAAAGCCTGCGTGTTATTGGCTATCAGAATGGGGTTGAGTTCACGGAAACTATTAAAAAAGCCACAAAAGCAGCTAGCGTAAAGTGA
- the accB gene encoding biotin carboxyl carrier protein of acetyl-CoA carboxylase — translation MDIRKIKKLIELLENSGLAEIEIKEGDDAIRISRSSTVVETAPVAPAIEPVAAPVSAVATADVVDDMAGLPEGHAVTSPMVGSFYAAPSPESKNFVEIGSKVKVGDTLCIIEAMKIFNEIESDKAGTIVAILKEPGDPTEFGETLFIIN, via the coding sequence ATGGATATTCGTAAAATAAAAAAACTGATTGAGTTGCTTGAAAACTCAGGGCTTGCCGAGATTGAAATCAAGGAAGGTGATGATGCCATCCGTATCAGTAGAAGTTCAACAGTCGTTGAAACGGCACCGGTGGCACCTGCAATCGAACCCGTTGCAGCACCAGTTTCAGCAGTGGCTACAGCGGATGTGGTTGATGACATGGCAGGTCTTCCTGAGGGCCATGCTGTTACCTCACCTATGGTAGGTTCCTTCTATGCTGCGCCATCTCCCGAGTCGAAAAATTTTGTTGAGATAGGTAGCAAGGTAAAGGTTGGCGATACCCTGTGCATCATTGAAGCGATGAAAATCTTCAATGAAATTGAGTCGGACAAAGCCGGGACAATCGTCGCGATACTTAAAGAACCCGGTGACCCTACAGAGTTTGGTGAAACACTTTTCATTATCAATTAA
- the cutA gene encoding divalent-cation tolerance protein CutA, whose protein sequence is MSNNTDQLVEEGVLLVLVTCPMDQSEGIASSLLESKLAVCINIIPRVKSFYRWQGKVQQDNESLMLIKCSSDNYRALEESILDMHPYELPEIITVSVSGGLSDYLNWVLHPDKNKSE, encoded by the coding sequence ATGTCCAATAATACTGACCAACTAGTGGAAGAAGGGGTTTTGCTGGTACTGGTGACTTGTCCTATGGATCAATCAGAAGGCATAGCTAGCTCTTTGCTTGAGTCAAAACTGGCTGTCTGCATAAATATAATCCCTCGGGTAAAATCCTTCTATCGCTGGCAGGGTAAAGTGCAGCAGGACAATGAATCATTGATGCTGATAAAATGTTCGTCTGACAACTACCGTGCATTAGAGGAAAGTATCCTGGATATGCATCCATACGAACTTCCAGAGATCATCACTGTCTCAGTTTCTGGTGGGTTATCAGATTATCTGAACTGGGTTCTTCATCCAGACAAAAACAAATCAGAGTGA
- the groS gene encoding 10 kDa chaperonin — MSIRPLHDRVVVRRLDEERTTAGGIVIPDSATEKPMEGEVISVGNGKISENGDVRPLDVKPGDKVLFGKYSGTEVKIDGEELLVMREDDIMAVVE; from the coding sequence ATGAGTATTCGACCCCTTCATGACCGTGTAGTCGTACGTCGACTGGACGAGGAACGTACCACAGCCGGTGGTATCGTCATCCCTGATTCCGCCACCGAAAAACCAATGGAAGGTGAAGTCATCTCTGTTGGTAATGGCAAAATCAGTGAGAACGGCGATGTCCGCCCACTTGATGTTAAGCCTGGCGACAAGGTGTTGTTCGGAAAGTATTCCGGCACCGAAGTCAAGATCGATGGCGAGGAACTTCTCGTTATGCGTGAAGACGACATCAT